A window of Halopseudomonas sabulinigri genomic DNA:
GAAGATCACCCTGCTGGCCTTCGTGATTGCCGTGGTGCTGGGCGTCGCCGCCTCCCTGCTGTTTATCCAGAGCAAGTGGATCGAGCTGAGTCTGTTCCCCTACGCGGTACTGCTGCAGGTGACGCCGGTGGTGGCTATTGCCCCGCTGATTATCATCTGGGTCGATGACACCACCTGGGCGCTGACCGTGTGTGCGGTGATCATTGCCATCTTCCCGATCATTTCCAACACCACCCTGGGCCTGCGCAGCGTTGATCCCAACCTGCTCAGCATGTTCCGCATGTACCGCACCAGCCGCTGGCAGGAGCTGACCCGGCTGCGCATCCCCGGCGCGTTGCCGTACTTCTTTGGCGGGCTGCGGATCAGCTGCGGTCTGGCACTGATTGGCGCCGTGGTAGCGGAATTTGTCGCCGGCACCGGCGGCGCCAAGGCCGGCCTCGCCTACCTGATTCTGCAATCGGGCTACAACCTGCAGATTCCGCGCATGTTTGCCGCGCTGGTACTGATTACCCTGACCGGTATTGCGCTGTTCGCGCTGATGGTCTGGCTGTCTGACCGCGCCCTGCGCAACTGGCACGAGAGCGCGCTGGAAGTGGAACATTGAGCCGCATCAACCCAGCCACGCAGCGCTATTCCTTTGGCCTGGGTTACCTGCTGCTGGGCTTTACGGCACTGGCCTGGGGGTTGAACTTCCCGATCCTCAAGCTGGGGCTGGAAAACAGCCCACCGCTGCTGTTCACCGCCATGCGCATGGCGCTGGGCGCGATCACCATGTTCAGCATCGCCGCAGCCATGGGCATTCTGCGCCTGCCGCCGCGCGCCGATTGGCCGGTGCTGTTCTCGGTCGGTGTATTGCAGAACATGGCGTTCATCTCTTTGGTGACCCTGGGGCTGCAGTTTCTGCCCGCCGGACGGGCGGCGATCCTCGCCTATACCACGCCGATCTGGGTGGTGCCGGCGGCGGCGCTGTTCCTGGGGGAGCGCTTTACCGCACCACGCGCATTGGGCGTGGGCCTGGGGCTGGCGGGTCTGCTGACGGTATTCAACCCGCTGTCGCTGGGTTGGGATGATCCCAAGGTGTTCATTGGCGGCGGCCTTATCATGCTCGCCACCCTGGTCTGGACGGTGGGGTTGATCCACGTGCGCAAGCACCACTGGCAGGGCGACGTGCTGTCGCTGATCCCCTGGCAGGTGCTGGTGTCGGTGGTGGTACTCACGCCCTTCGCGCTCTTCTTTGAGGACCCGCGCGCAATTATCTGGGAGCCGGCGTTCGCCTGGCAGCTGGTTTTCAGCGGTGCGGTGGCCTCCGGCCTTTGTGTCGCGGCGCAGGTAGCGGCGATCCGCTCGCTGCCGGCAGTGAGCCTCTCGGTCAGCTCGGCGGCAGTGCCGGCGGTAGGGCTGCTCACCTCCAGTCTGTTTCTGCACGAACAGGCTACCCATACCGACCTGGTGGGCTTTGCGCTGATAGCCGGGGGCATTCTGGTAGTCGGCCTGGGCGATCGGCGACAGGCGCTGCGCACGCGGCGCGAGGCCGAAACCACCGGCAGCTGAGGCGCCAGCCCCGTGGCTGGGCGCACTCCGGTCGCGCCCAGCCATGGGGCGGCGCACCAACTCTGTGCACAATTCCTGACCCTGGCCCGCGCTGGCTACCTCTGTAGCCGCCGCGCTGCGAGCCTGAACCCGCTGATTGCAGGGTTTTGCGGCGTATTTACTGGCACCACGCCAAGCTGGCCCGCAATTTGCTCTTCATCACTAAAACCTGCCCAAGTGGTCAGGATATAAAGCCAAACACTAAACCCCTGTGGAGAAAGACTATGTTAAAGAAAGCATCCGGCGTTCTGGCGATGGTCATCGCCATGTCTGCCAGCGGTATGGCAGCAGCTGCCGATAAGGTTACCTACCAGCTCGACTGGTTGCCCGGTGGCGACAAGGCCCCGGTCTACGTTGGCGTACAGCAGGGCTTCTTTGCCGACGAGGGGCTGGAGGTCAGCATCGCCAGCGGCCGCGGCTCCACCGACGCTATCACCAAGATCGCCACCGGGCAGGCCGACATCGGCAGTGCCGACATTGGCGCCCTGATGGCCGCCCGCGCGCAGGATACCGTGCCGGTCAGCGCCGTTTACATGATCTTCAACCAGGGCCCGCACGCTTTCTTCTCGCTGTCTGACTCCGGCATCGAGAGCTTCAGCGACATCGCTGGCAAAAAGGTCGCCACCTCACCGTTCACCTCATCCAATGCTTTCCTGCCGCTGGTGCTGAAAGCCAACGATATGCCCGCTGACGCGGTCAGCCTGACCAAATCCGATCCGGGCGCCCTGGGCCCGATGCTGGTCACCGGCAACACCGACGCCATCATCGCCTGGGTCACCAACATCGCCCTGTTCAAGCAACAGGCCGCGGCCGCCGGCAAGGACATCAACGTGATCCGCTGGTCCGACGCCGGTCTCTCGCTGTACAGCTCCGCTGTGGTCGCCAGCGACAAGTTCCTCGGCGAGCGCCCGGACGTGGCCAAGCGCTTCATGCGTGCCTTCGACAAGTCGCTGCGCTTTACCAATGAGCACCCGGAAAAGGCCGCAGCTGACCTGCACACCATGGTGCCTGAAGTCGACGCCGCCGTTGCTACCGCACAAATCGGCGACTCCATGGAACTGGTGTTCAACGACATCAGCAAGGCCGACGGCCTGGGCAGCATGACGCCCGAGCGCATCGCCACCACCTGGAAGTGGGTCGCCGAGGCCAACGAGCTGAGCGTCGACTCGCTTGATCCGGAAACCATCGTCAACCGCGACTTCATGCCTGCTGCGGAGTAACACATGGAGCACACTAGCGAACGCGCCTTTGTGCGGATGGCGGGAGTGGGTCATCGCTACGACCCCACCCCCGGCAGTCCGATGGCGGTGCAGAACATCGACCTCGACATCAACCGCCACGAGTTTGTGGCGGTGGTGGGCCCCTCCGGCTGCGGCAAGAGTACCTTGCTGCGCATGGTGTCCGGCCTGTTGGTGCCGAGCGAGGGTGAAGTCAGCGTATTCGGCAAGCAGGTCAACGGCCCCCGTGACGACGTTGGCATCGTGTTTCAAAAGCCGACCCTGCTGCCGTGGCTGAGCGTTCGCAAGAATGTGCTCTTTCCGCTCAAGCACAAGTTTGGCCGCTATGGCGCGCAGGATGAAAAGCGCGCCAACGAGTTGCTGGCCATGGCTGGGCTCGAGGCCTTTGCCGACAAGATGCCGGACGAGTTGTCCGGCGGCATGCAACAGCGTGTGGGCATTGTCCGCGCGCTGCTGCTCAATCCCGACATTCTGCTGATGGACGAACCATTCTCCGCACTGGATGCCATGACCCGTGAACAGATCGGTTTCGATCTGCTGAAAATCTGGGACGAACAGCCCAAGACGGTGCTGTTCATCACCCACTCGATTTCCGAAGCCGTATTGCTGGCCGACCGCGTATTGGTCATGAGCAAGCGACCCGGCAGTGTGCTGGACCTGATAGAAGTAGACCTGCCGCGCCCGCGCAGCCCCGAGACCATCAAACATCCCCGCTTCAGCGAGCTGACTGACCGCATAAGGAAACATATCTATGAGCCAGACGCCCACTGACGCCGCCGCGCGCCGCGCGCTGCTGTTGAACCTCTCGCCCTGGCTATTCTTTGTGGGCTTGATCGTGCTCTGGGAGGTGGTTTGCCGCGTCTTCGAGCTGCCGACCTACGTATTGCCGGCACCCTCGGCGATTTTCAGCGCCTTTTTCGACGTTGAATTCAGCCGCTGGATGATGCATCTGTGGGCTACGCTGCGCGTGGCGCTGATGGGCTTTGCGCTGTCGATCGTGATCGCCATTCCGTTGGCCATTGCCATGATGCGCTCGGAGTTTCTCTCGCGCACCCTCTACCCGCTGCTGGTGGTGATCCAGTCCACGCCGGTGGTCGCGGTCGCGCCGCTGATCATCGTCATGATGGGCTCGGACGATCCCTCGCGCGTGCTGATTACCTGCCTGCTGACCTTCTTCCCGCTGGTGGTCTCTACCGCCACCGGGATCAACGAGACGCCGGGAGAACTGATCGAGCTGAGCCGCTCGCTGGATGCACCGACCCGCCGCGAA
This region includes:
- a CDS encoding ABC transporter permease, with product MKAPLIQNENFVKIAAPLVVGVFFLLFWQIAVVAFEMPKYILPGPIEIMKSLVTDWATLLNALMMTLKITLLAFVIAVVLGVAASLLFIQSKWIELSLFPYAVLLQVTPVVAIAPLIIIWVDDTTWALTVCAVIIAIFPIISNTTLGLRSVDPNLLSMFRMYRTSRWQELTRLRIPGALPYFFGGLRISCGLALIGAVVAEFVAGTGGAKAGLAYLILQSGYNLQIPRMFAALVLITLTGIALFALMVWLSDRALRNWHESALEVEH
- a CDS encoding DMT family transporter translates to MSRINPATQRYSFGLGYLLLGFTALAWGLNFPILKLGLENSPPLLFTAMRMALGAITMFSIAAAMGILRLPPRADWPVLFSVGVLQNMAFISLVTLGLQFLPAGRAAILAYTTPIWVVPAAALFLGERFTAPRALGVGLGLAGLLTVFNPLSLGWDDPKVFIGGGLIMLATLVWTVGLIHVRKHHWQGDVLSLIPWQVLVSVVVLTPFALFFEDPRAIIWEPAFAWQLVFSGAVASGLCVAAQVAAIRSLPAVSLSVSSAAVPAVGLLTSSLFLHEQATHTDLVGFALIAGGILVVGLGDRRQALRTRREAETTGS
- a CDS encoding ABC transporter substrate-binding protein, coding for MLKKASGVLAMVIAMSASGMAAAADKVTYQLDWLPGGDKAPVYVGVQQGFFADEGLEVSIASGRGSTDAITKIATGQADIGSADIGALMAARAQDTVPVSAVYMIFNQGPHAFFSLSDSGIESFSDIAGKKVATSPFTSSNAFLPLVLKANDMPADAVSLTKSDPGALGPMLVTGNTDAIIAWVTNIALFKQQAAAAGKDINVIRWSDAGLSLYSSAVVASDKFLGERPDVAKRFMRAFDKSLRFTNEHPEKAAADLHTMVPEVDAAVATAQIGDSMELVFNDISKADGLGSMTPERIATTWKWVAEANELSVDSLDPETIVNRDFMPAAE
- a CDS encoding ABC transporter ATP-binding protein codes for the protein MEHTSERAFVRMAGVGHRYDPTPGSPMAVQNIDLDINRHEFVAVVGPSGCGKSTLLRMVSGLLVPSEGEVSVFGKQVNGPRDDVGIVFQKPTLLPWLSVRKNVLFPLKHKFGRYGAQDEKRANELLAMAGLEAFADKMPDELSGGMQQRVGIVRALLLNPDILLMDEPFSALDAMTREQIGFDLLKIWDEQPKTVLFITHSISEAVLLADRVLVMSKRPGSVLDLIEVDLPRPRSPETIKHPRFSELTDRIRKHIYEPDAH
- a CDS encoding ABC transporter permease, which gives rise to MSQTPTDAAARRALLLNLSPWLFFVGLIVLWEVVCRVFELPTYVLPAPSAIFSAFFDVEFSRWMMHLWATLRVALMGFALSIVIAIPLAIAMMRSEFLSRTLYPLLVVIQSTPVVAVAPLIIVMMGSDDPSRVLITCLLTFFPLVVSTATGINETPGELIELSRSLDAPTRRETWQIRIPYAIPHIFSGLKVAITLAIIGAVVAEFVAAEEGLGYFIQFSTSFFKIPQAFAGLFFLAIVSLLLFKSVQWTQQIFFAWSLPKKK